The DNA region TTATCTTGATAATCTTTTTTAAATTCGTTGGCGATATGATCAATTTTTGCTTCAAGCTTTCTTTTTTCCTCTTCTACGCGTTTTTGTGTGGCAAGCTCTAAGGCGGTATCAAATTCTTCTAAACTCGCCAAAAGCTTTTCCTTGCTAAAAGGTGTGGATAAAAAAGGCGAGTTTTTTGCTATGATGAAAAGTGGCTTAGAGCTTGAAATTTTAGTATCACTAATGATAAAATTGCAATCTTTTTTCATCACCAAATGCTCTTTTAAAAATAATTCCAAAGTTCTTTCTAAAAGTAAATCTTTAAATTCTAAAGAAATTTTCATATTAAATCGACCTTTAAAGAGTGGTTTTTAAGGCTTTGAGGCTTAGTCCCTTGCGTTAAAAGCTCAAATTCCTTAAGGCTTAAAACATAAAAATCATCAAATTCTCTTCCGCAACTTTGCATTAATTTTTTCGCACAAGTATCAAAGAGAAAAAAATCATCCGTATTATTGACTAATAAAAAGTCCGCCCCACTATCATAAGCGTCTAAAATAATCTCACTTGCCATTTTGTAAGTTAAATCTTCGTTGAGTTTTAAAAGCGAAAAGCCATTATTTTGATAAGCTTTTTCAAATGCAATGAAGCGAGCTTTTAATTTAGCTTTTAAAGAGTCATCTAAGTCAAAATTGTAACAAGCGATGTTGAAATTTGAAAAATTATGTTTCAAGTGTTCTTTAAAATTTGGAAGACCTTCATTTTCTTTTTTGAAGCAAAGTAAATTTTTATCAAATAGACCTTGTTTTAAAATTTCCTCACAAAGCCATTTTATAGCGTTTTCAAGTTCATCAAAAGGGCTTTTAAGATGATAAAAAATCCCCCTTTCTTTATCGCATAAAATTTTCAAAATAGCCTCTTTTTTGCTAGAGTCTTTTTCTATTATCTTAAAGGCAAGGTAAAATAGGGCATTACCCATAAATTCACTATGAAATTCTAAAAGCTCATCTGCGTAATAAAAATGCTCCAAATTCCCATAAAGCCTTTTATCCTCTTCATCGCAAAAGGGTGCTAAAAGTGTAAATTTCTCCCAAAAATCGCTT from Campylobacter upsaliensis includes:
- a CDS encoding HdrB C-terminal domain-containing protein; this encodes MKKLELRIFRFDKELDYESYYKPYIYENYENFLKLYDLLLQVQDDDIYFKFDENENSYVKINNVPVPLSTPLEDILLRFGLKLSIEPLSTKRAYKDLLFDKSDFWEKFTLLAPFCDEEDKRLYGNLEHFYYADELLEFHSEFMGNALFYLAFKIIEKDSSKKEAILKILCDKERGIFYHLKSPFDELENAIKWLCEEILKQGLFDKNLLCFKKENEGLPNFKEHLKHNFSNFNIACYNFDLDDSLKAKLKARFIAFEKAYQNNGFSLLKLNEDLTYKMASEIILDAYDSGADFLLVNNTDDFFLFDTCAKKLMQSCGREFDDFYVLSLKEFELLTQGTKPQSLKNHSLKVDLI